Proteins encoded in a region of the Brevefilum fermentans genome:
- the mutL gene encoding DNA mismatch repair endonuclease MutL translates to MAIRILPEHIASQIAAGEVIERPASVVKELAENALDAGSQQITIEVLGAGKRLICVTDDGGGIPRAELGLAVSRHATSKLSRAEDLFHIATLGFRGEALASIGSVSRMTVETRPPDAEVGAKLRVEGGALGELVELGMPPGTSITVQDLFYNLPARLKFLKSDTTERRNIEALVTRYALAYPHVRWHLAMEGKTTLKTSGNADRREVLANLYGVEIAKQMLALEFLEAGYHIHGFISPISLTRSNRREITVFVNGRWVRDTAVSAAIIRAYHTLLMVGRFPIVVLFLELPPETVDVNVHPTKAEVRFREGDLVFSRAQRAVRRALMAYSPVTELEMRPWWGAGREEDRSQIDPAWKMAAEIPKTWEGPVQSVQPRISLLTGTEDAPERLPLLRLVGQVAATYLVAEGPDGLYLIDQHAAHERVLFEELMAQQADASVPSQALLTPVSVLLTPEKARLLEDQLPILAGLGFEVEPFGPNTYSVRAIPALLAGGDPEAALNAVVEEFEEDETPLAAAREAMITARVCKRMAVKGGQILSHDEQVALLRALERCQSPRTCPHGRPTMIHLSADLLERQFGRRGAR, encoded by the coding sequence ATGGCCATACGAATTTTACCGGAACATATTGCCTCTCAAATCGCCGCGGGCGAGGTGATCGAGCGCCCGGCGTCGGTGGTCAAAGAGCTGGCAGAAAACGCGCTCGATGCTGGAAGCCAGCAAATCACCATTGAAGTGCTGGGCGCTGGAAAACGTTTGATCTGTGTGACCGATGATGGCGGGGGCATCCCTCGGGCGGAACTCGGATTGGCTGTCTCGCGGCATGCAACCAGCAAGCTCTCCCGAGCGGAGGATTTATTTCACATCGCGACACTGGGCTTCCGAGGTGAAGCGCTGGCTTCTATCGGCTCCGTTTCCCGCATGACGGTTGAAACGCGCCCGCCTGATGCTGAGGTTGGCGCCAAACTGCGCGTGGAGGGTGGCGCACTGGGCGAATTGGTCGAGCTGGGCATGCCGCCGGGCACCAGCATCACCGTGCAGGACCTGTTTTATAACCTGCCAGCCCGGCTGAAGTTCCTGAAATCAGATACCACCGAGCGCCGCAATATCGAAGCACTGGTGACGCGCTATGCCCTGGCTTATCCGCACGTGCGCTGGCACCTGGCGATGGAAGGCAAGACCACGCTAAAAACCAGCGGCAACGCTGACCGGCGGGAAGTTTTGGCAAACCTTTATGGTGTGGAGATTGCCAAACAAATGCTGGCTCTGGAATTCTTGGAAGCCGGTTACCACATCCACGGGTTTATCAGCCCGATTTCGCTGACCCGTTCAAACCGACGGGAAATCACCGTCTTCGTCAATGGACGTTGGGTGCGAGATACAGCCGTCAGCGCTGCGATTATCCGTGCTTATCACACCCTGTTGATGGTTGGACGCTTCCCGATCGTGGTCTTGTTTTTAGAATTGCCACCAGAGACGGTGGATGTGAACGTGCACCCGACCAAGGCTGAAGTGCGCTTCAGAGAGGGCGACCTGGTGTTTTCGCGGGCCCAGCGGGCAGTGCGGCGGGCGCTGATGGCTTATTCACCGGTTACCGAACTTGAAATGCGACCCTGGTGGGGCGCCGGGCGCGAAGAGGACCGCAGCCAGATCGACCCGGCGTGGAAAATGGCAGCGGAGATCCCTAAAACCTGGGAGGGGCCCGTTCAATCTGTCCAACCGCGCATCAGCCTGCTAACAGGAACGGAGGATGCCCCCGAGCGTTTACCGCTCTTGCGCCTGGTGGGCCAGGTGGCCGCGACTTACCTGGTGGCTGAAGGACCCGACGGGTTGTATTTGATCGATCAGCACGCTGCGCACGAGCGGGTGCTATTTGAGGAGTTGATGGCGCAGCAAGCCGATGCCAGTGTCCCTTCCCAGGCGCTGCTGACGCCGGTGAGTGTGCTGTTGACGCCGGAAAAGGCACGTTTGCTGGAGGATCAACTGCCCATTCTTGCTGGATTGGGCTTTGAGGTGGAACCCTTTGGCCCCAATACTTACTCGGTGCGGGCGATCCCCGCGCTGCTGGCTGGCGGCGACCCTGAAGCCGCACTGAACGCCGTGGTGGAGGAATTCGAGGAGGACGAAACTCCGCTGGCTGCTGCCAGAGAGGCGATGATCACCGCCCGGGTGTGCAAACGTATGGCAGTCAAAGGCGGTCAGATTCTCTCACATGATGAACAGGTGGCGCTGCTGCGCGCGCTGGAGCGTTGTCAATCGCCGCGCACCTGTCCCCACGGACGCCCCACGATGATCCACCTCTCGGCGGACTTGCTGGAGCGACAGTTCGGGCGTCGAGGAGCGAGGTAG